In a genomic window of Falsibacillus pallidus:
- a CDS encoding adenine deaminase C-terminal domain-containing protein, whose translation MNGQRYRWKNKQIREHVSVLNGEKSPTLLLKNARYLHSVLKKWLTGNIWVYEDRIVYVGENLPESTNECEIVDCAGSTLVPGYIEPHVHPFQLYNPQSFTRYASQTGTTTFINDNLMLVLLGGELKAFSLLDELKKLPVTMYWWCRFDSQTELLDEETVFSNGEVKAWIERDDVVQGGELTAWPRLLAGDDLMLHWIQEMKKLNKKIEGHFPGASEKTLAKMTLLGADCDHEAMNGKEVLSRLMQGMMVSLRHSSIRPDLPVLLKEMREMGIDQYESMMFNTDGSTPGFYEDGVLDNTIKMAIESGIPPVDAYQMASFNVAKYYHFEHLHGMIAAGRIANINFLDDEFNPLPHSILSKGTWIKKDGREVMRDDVNIKWEDHGLSPMKMDWDLEMEDLQFSMPFGIEMINDVITKPYSVTLDASTEKLPMDHDESFLMLLDRNGKWRINTLVKGFANRVSGFASSFSNTGDILLIGKNKKDMMLAFDRMKELGGAIVLAEDGGIVQEIPLKLAGTMSDKRMEELIEEEKGLKRELKERGYRFGDPVYSLLFFSSTHLPYLRITQKGMYDVMKKTVLFPTIMR comes from the coding sequence ATGAACGGACAGCGATATCGATGGAAAAACAAACAAATCAGAGAACATGTATCCGTGCTGAATGGAGAAAAATCACCTACACTCCTTTTGAAAAATGCACGCTATCTGCATTCTGTACTCAAGAAATGGCTGACGGGGAACATTTGGGTGTATGAGGACCGAATTGTCTATGTCGGGGAGAATTTACCGGAATCAACGAACGAATGCGAAATCGTCGATTGTGCCGGCAGTACCTTAGTGCCCGGTTATATTGAACCTCATGTCCATCCATTTCAATTATATAATCCCCAAAGTTTTACCCGGTATGCATCCCAAACAGGAACGACGACCTTTATAAATGACAATCTCATGCTTGTTTTATTGGGAGGAGAATTGAAAGCGTTTTCTTTGTTGGATGAGTTGAAAAAATTGCCGGTGACAATGTATTGGTGGTGCCGGTTCGATTCCCAGACAGAACTTCTCGATGAAGAAACCGTCTTTTCTAATGGAGAAGTGAAAGCATGGATTGAGCGAGATGACGTTGTGCAGGGCGGTGAACTCACTGCTTGGCCGCGGCTTCTTGCTGGAGACGATTTGATGCTTCACTGGATCCAGGAAATGAAAAAGCTCAACAAGAAAATTGAAGGGCACTTCCCTGGGGCATCTGAGAAAACATTGGCGAAAATGACTTTGCTTGGTGCAGACTGCGACCACGAAGCCATGAATGGAAAAGAAGTGTTGTCCCGTTTGATGCAGGGGATGATGGTTTCCTTGAGGCATTCATCCATCAGGCCGGATCTTCCGGTTCTTTTAAAAGAAATGAGAGAGATGGGCATCGATCAATATGAATCCATGATGTTCAACACGGATGGATCCACTCCGGGCTTTTATGAAGATGGTGTTTTGGACAATACGATCAAGATGGCGATTGAGTCCGGGATTCCGCCTGTTGACGCCTACCAGATGGCATCCTTTAACGTGGCGAAATATTACCATTTTGAACATCTGCATGGAATGATCGCAGCAGGCAGGATAGCCAACATTAATTTTCTGGATGACGAATTCAATCCGCTTCCGCATTCCATTTTATCCAAAGGGACATGGATCAAAAAAGATGGCCGCGAAGTGATGCGGGATGATGTAAACATCAAATGGGAAGATCACGGACTTTCCCCGATGAAAATGGATTGGGACTTAGAAATGGAAGATCTTCAATTTTCCATGCCGTTCGGAATCGAAATGATCAATGATGTCATCACCAAGCCCTATTCAGTCACATTGGATGCATCCACAGAAAAACTCCCGATGGATCATGATGAGAGCTTCCTCATGCTGCTGGACCGAAATGGAAAGTGGAGAATCAACACATTGGTCAAAGGGTTTGCCAATCGAGTGAGCGGCTTTGCCTCATCCTTCTCCAATACGGGGGACATTTTGTTAATCGGCAAAAATAAAAAAGACATGATGCTGGCATTTGACCGAATGAAAGAACTCGGAGGAGCCATTGTGTTGGCAGAAGATGGCGGGATTGTACAGGAGATTCCTCTGAAGCTGGCGGGCACAATGTCAGACAAACGAATGGAAGAATTAATAGAAGAAGAAAAAGGGCTGAAAAGGGAGTTGAAAGAGAGAGGCTACCGATTTGGGGACCCGGTTTATTCATTGCTTTTCTTTTCTTCCACCCATCTTCCCTATTTACGGATCACACAAAAAGGCATGTATGATGTCATGAAGAAAACAGTATTGTTTCCAACGATAATGCGTTAA
- a CDS encoding EYxxD motif small membrane protein — MFMEYFTDMSFVLIALIGGIVAISYVYVKRARGRRAR, encoded by the coding sequence ATGTTTATGGAATATTTTACTGATATGTCATTTGTATTGATTGCACTGATCGGCGGTATTGTCGCTATTTCGTACGTGTATGTGAAAAGGGCTAGAGGACGGCGCGCTCGATAG
- a CDS encoding heptaprenylglyceryl phosphate synthase — translation MYDVRDWRHAFKLDPNKEITDEALDLICESGTDAVIIGGTDGVTLENVLDLMARIRRYTVPCILEVSNIESITPGFDLYFIPTVLNSNDVKWVSGIHHEAVKEYGELMNWDEILVEGYCILNKDCKAAKTTGASTEISAEDVAAYAMMAEKMFHMPIFYLEYSGAYGDPSLVKHVKEYLEETTLFYGGGIQTSEQAEEMGRLADVVIVGNAIYENLEEALKTVKAVKKSK, via the coding sequence ATGTACGATGTTCGGGATTGGAGACATGCGTTTAAGCTGGATCCCAATAAAGAAATTACCGACGAAGCACTGGATTTGATTTGCGAATCCGGAACAGATGCTGTCATTATCGGTGGAACAGACGGCGTCACATTAGAGAATGTACTAGACCTGATGGCAAGGATCAGAAGGTATACGGTCCCTTGCATACTTGAGGTTTCAAATATCGAGTCGATCACACCAGGATTTGATCTGTATTTCATCCCAACGGTCTTGAACAGCAATGACGTAAAATGGGTGTCCGGCATCCACCACGAGGCTGTTAAAGAATACGGGGAATTGATGAACTGGGATGAAATCCTGGTGGAAGGATACTGCATCCTGAATAAAGACTGTAAAGCAGCGAAGACAACCGGGGCAAGCACGGAAATTTCAGCAGAAGATGTCGCTGCCTATGCCATGATGGCAGAAAAGATGTTTCATATGCCGATCTTTTATCTGGAATACAGCGGAGCATACGGAGATCCCTCGCTTGTGAAGCATGTTAAGGAATATTTAGAAGAAACCACACTCTTTTACGGAGGCGGAATCCAAACATCAGAGCAGGCGGAAGAGATGGGGCGTTTGGCAGATGTCGTCATTGTAGGCAATGCCATCTATGAGAATTTAGAAGAAGCATTAAAAACAGTGAAAGCTGTGAAAAAGAGTAAGTAA
- the ligA gene encoding NAD-dependent DNA ligase LigA yields the protein MDRSTAEKRVKELHNLLNQYNYEYHVLDKPSVPDAEYDRLLKELLETEEAFPDLKTPDSPSQRVGGAVLDFFQKVEHRSPMLSLGNAFNEEDLRDFDRKVRQAAGEDFSYVCELKIDGLAVSLRYEDGLFVQGATRGDGTIGEDITVNLKTIKSIPLRLNEPVSIEVRGEAFMPKKSFEKLNEAKRENGEEPFANPRNAAAGSLRQLDPRIAASRNLDIFLYGIADPGETGVESHSEGLDLLEKLGFKTNKERRKCPTIEEVLEFVDGWVEKRPSLPYEIDGIVIKVDSLDQQQELGTTAKSPRWAIAYKFPAEEVVTKLIDIELNVGRTGVITPTAILEPVKVAGTTVQRASLHNEDLIREKDIKIGDSVVVKKAGDIIPEVVNVLAEQRTGDEVEFAMPTHCPECESELLRLEGEVALRCINPKCPAQIREGFIHFVSRNAMNIDGLGEKVVSQLFHENLIHDVADLYKLTKEDLLGMERMGEKSASNLLKAIEDSKANSLEKLLFGLGIRHVGAKAAKTLAQAFDTMDKLAASTIEELTSINEIGQKMADAVAAYFDNDEVQDLLNELKEAGVNMEYKGPKPVAAAESDSILAGKTVVLTGKLEKLTRNEAKEKIELLGGKVTGSVSKKTDLLIAGEDAGSKLAKAEELGIEVWDEEKMLQELNR from the coding sequence ATGGACCGTTCAACTGCTGAAAAGCGAGTGAAAGAACTTCATAATCTGTTGAATCAATATAATTATGAATATCACGTTCTGGACAAACCTTCCGTGCCTGATGCGGAGTATGATCGATTATTAAAAGAGCTATTGGAGACGGAAGAAGCATTCCCGGATTTGAAGACCCCGGACTCTCCTTCCCAGCGTGTTGGAGGGGCCGTGCTGGACTTTTTCCAAAAGGTCGAACATCGGAGTCCGATGCTCAGTCTTGGGAATGCCTTTAATGAAGAAGATCTTCGAGATTTTGACCGCAAAGTGAGACAGGCGGCAGGAGAAGATTTTTCCTATGTGTGTGAATTGAAAATTGACGGACTGGCTGTCTCGCTTCGCTATGAAGATGGTTTATTTGTTCAAGGTGCTACACGGGGCGACGGAACGATCGGCGAGGATATCACTGTCAACCTGAAAACGATAAAATCCATTCCCCTCAGACTGAACGAGCCTGTTTCGATTGAAGTCAGAGGAGAAGCGTTCATGCCGAAAAAATCCTTTGAAAAATTAAATGAAGCGAAGCGTGAAAACGGCGAAGAGCCATTTGCGAATCCGAGGAATGCAGCAGCCGGTTCATTAAGGCAGCTCGATCCGAGGATTGCCGCATCGCGTAATCTTGACATTTTCCTATACGGAATTGCGGATCCCGGTGAGACCGGTGTCGAGTCTCACAGCGAAGGACTGGACCTGCTTGAAAAACTGGGATTCAAGACCAACAAAGAGCGCAGGAAGTGCCCAACGATCGAGGAAGTGCTGGAGTTTGTCGATGGATGGGTGGAAAAGCGTCCATCTCTCCCATATGAGATTGACGGGATTGTCATCAAGGTCGATTCTCTTGATCAGCAGCAGGAATTGGGTACAACGGCGAAAAGCCCGCGCTGGGCGATAGCTTACAAATTCCCTGCTGAAGAAGTGGTGACCAAGCTTATTGATATTGAACTCAATGTGGGCAGAACAGGCGTCATCACTCCAACGGCCATCCTTGAACCGGTAAAAGTGGCCGGTACGACTGTCCAAAGGGCATCCCTTCACAATGAAGACCTCATCAGGGAAAAAGACATCAAGATCGGCGACTCTGTTGTCGTGAAAAAAGCAGGGGACATCATCCCGGAAGTCGTCAATGTCCTTGCTGAACAGCGGACTGGGGATGAAGTGGAGTTCGCCATGCCTACCCACTGTCCTGAATGCGAAAGCGAGCTTCTCCGTCTTGAAGGAGAAGTTGCGCTGCGATGCATCAACCCTAAATGCCCGGCTCAAATTCGGGAGGGCTTCATCCATTTTGTCTCCAGGAACGCCATGAACATTGACGGACTCGGAGAAAAAGTGGTTTCTCAGCTCTTTCATGAGAATTTAATTCACGATGTGGCCGACCTTTATAAATTGACCAAAGAAGACCTTCTTGGCATGGAGCGGATGGGGGAGAAGTCTGCTTCCAATCTTTTAAAAGCCATCGAAGATTCCAAAGCAAATTCCTTGGAAAAGCTGCTGTTTGGACTCGGCATCAGGCATGTTGGTGCAAAAGCCGCAAAGACATTGGCTCAAGCCTTTGATACAATGGATAAGTTGGCGGCTTCAACTATCGAGGAGCTGACATCCATCAATGAAATCGGCCAGAAAATGGCGGATGCAGTGGCTGCCTATTTTGATAACGATGAAGTTCAGGATCTGCTGAATGAATTGAAAGAAGCAGGGGTCAATATGGAATATAAGGGTCCGAAGCCTGTGGCAGCTGCTGAATCAGATTCCATTCTTGCAGGGAAGACAGTCGTATTGACTGGGAAGCTCGAAAAATTGACGAGAAACGAAGCGAAAGAAAAGATCGAATTGCTCGGCGGCAAGGTGACCGGCAGCGTCAGTAAGAAGACCGACCTGTTAATTGCCGGCGAGGATGCAGGTTCT
- the pcrA gene encoding DNA helicase PcrA, whose translation MQFLTDRILQGLNPQQLEAVKATDGPLLIMAGAGSGKTRVLTQRIAYLMVEKGVNPYNILAITFTNKAAREMRERIGKVMGGAAEEVWISTFHSMCVRILRRDIDRIGFNRNFTILDSTDQLSVIKSILKDKNIDPKKFDPRTILGSISSAKNELITPEEFSKQAGSYYENIVHDVYEEYQKRLRKNQALDFDDLIMMTIQLFQRVPEVLEYYQRKFQYIHVDEYQDTNRAQYMLVKQLAARFQNLCVVGDSDQSIYRWRGADIANILSFEKDYPRANVIMLEQNYRSTKKILLAANEVIKNNSNRKAKNLWTENTDGQKITYYRADSEQAEAQFVAGKIQELSRKDNRKLSDFAILYRTNAQSRVMEEVLLKSNIEYSIVGGIKFYDRKEIKDILAYLRLISNPDDDISLQRVINVPKRGVGSTSLDKISRFAQINGISMFQALQEIDHIGLSPKITKASAEFRDLIRNYTAMQEYLSVTELVEEVLEKSGYREMLKVEKTIEAQSRLENIDEFLSVTKSFEEGSEDKSLVAFLTDLALVADIDRLDEDDQVKDSVVLMTLHSAKGLEFPVVFLLGLEEGVFPHSRSLMEEEEMEEERRLAYVGITRAEEQLFITNAQMRTLYGRTSMNPVSRFIGEIPEDLMEDMAAEAKQQQRKASPFGSSGFSGRTQNRMQPRKPVSRPVPNTTGANAVGWNVGDKAEHKKWGVGTVVSVKGEGEGVELDIAFPSPIGVKRLLAKFAPVEKK comes from the coding sequence ATGCAATTTTTAACAGATAGAATTCTTCAAGGGTTGAATCCACAACAGCTTGAAGCAGTCAAGGCTACAGACGGTCCGTTATTGATCATGGCCGGAGCGGGAAGCGGAAAGACACGGGTGCTGACCCAGCGTATTGCATACTTAATGGTGGAAAAAGGGGTCAATCCCTACAATATTTTAGCCATTACCTTTACGAATAAAGCAGCCCGTGAAATGAGGGAGCGGATCGGTAAAGTGATGGGCGGTGCCGCAGAAGAAGTGTGGATCTCCACATTCCACTCCATGTGCGTGAGAATCCTGCGCAGGGATATAGATAGAATCGGCTTTAACCGCAATTTTACGATCCTTGACTCTACGGATCAGCTATCAGTCATTAAATCCATTCTAAAAGACAAGAACATCGATCCGAAGAAGTTCGACCCGCGCACCATCTTAGGGAGCATCAGTTCAGCTAAAAATGAACTGATCACACCAGAGGAATTCTCCAAGCAGGCCGGAAGCTATTATGAGAATATCGTCCATGATGTATACGAGGAATATCAAAAGAGGCTGCGGAAGAACCAAGCCTTGGATTTTGATGACCTGATCATGATGACCATCCAGCTCTTCCAGCGGGTGCCGGAAGTACTCGAGTATTATCAGCGGAAATTCCAGTATATCCATGTCGATGAGTATCAGGATACGAACAGGGCTCAATACATGCTCGTCAAGCAGCTTGCAGCACGGTTCCAGAACCTTTGCGTCGTCGGGGATTCGGATCAATCCATTTATCGATGGAGGGGCGCGGATATTGCCAATATCCTTTCTTTTGAAAAGGACTACCCGCGTGCCAATGTCATCATGCTCGAGCAGAACTATCGTTCAACAAAGAAAATTCTGCTGGCGGCAAATGAAGTCATTAAAAACAACTCTAACCGCAAAGCGAAAAATCTTTGGACCGAAAATACCGATGGACAGAAAATCACGTACTACCGTGCAGACAGCGAGCAGGCAGAAGCTCAATTCGTTGCTGGTAAAATTCAGGAGCTTTCCAGGAAAGATAACCGCAAACTGTCTGATTTTGCGATTCTTTACAGGACCAATGCACAATCCCGTGTAATGGAGGAAGTCCTTTTAAAATCAAACATTGAATACTCCATCGTCGGAGGAATCAAGTTCTACGACCGCAAAGAAATCAAGGATATCCTTGCGTATCTGCGCTTGATTTCCAATCCGGATGACGATATCAGTCTGCAGAGGGTCATCAATGTACCAAAGCGCGGAGTGGGATCGACTTCTCTCGATAAAATCTCCCGTTTCGCACAAATAAATGGCATCTCTATGTTTCAGGCACTTCAAGAAATCGACCACATCGGGCTCAGTCCGAAAATCACAAAGGCAAGCGCCGAATTCAGGGATCTGATCAGAAACTATACAGCGATGCAGGAATATCTTTCTGTGACTGAACTGGTGGAAGAAGTCCTTGAGAAATCAGGCTACAGGGAAATGCTGAAAGTAGAGAAAACAATCGAAGCGCAAAGCCGTTTGGAAAACATCGACGAATTCCTATCTGTTACAAAGTCTTTCGAAGAAGGCAGTGAAGATAAAAGCCTCGTCGCTTTTCTGACCGACCTTGCCCTTGTTGCGGATATCGACCGTTTAGATGAAGATGATCAGGTAAAAGACTCTGTAGTGCTTATGACGCTCCACTCAGCAAAAGGCCTTGAGTTCCCGGTCGTTTTTCTGCTCGGTCTTGAAGAAGGAGTCTTCCCTCACAGCCGTTCATTGATGGAAGAAGAGGAAATGGAAGAAGAAAGACGCTTGGCGTATGTCGGGATAACCCGTGCAGAAGAGCAGCTTTTCATCACAAATGCACAGATGAGGACCTTATATGGACGGACAAGCATGAATCCTGTTTCCCGATTCATCGGAGAAATCCCTGAGGACCTCATGGAGGATATGGCAGCTGAAGCGAAGCAGCAGCAGCGCAAAGCATCTCCGTTCGGCAGCAGCGGATTTTCCGGAAGAACCCAAAACCGCATGCAGCCAAGAAAACCGGTTTCACGCCCTGTCCCTAATACAACGGGAGCAAATGCAGTGGGCTGGAATGTGGGAGACAAAGCGGAGCATAAAAAATGGGGAGTCGGTACAGTCGTCAGCGTAAAAGGCGAGGGAGAAGGCGTCGAACTCGATATCGCATTCCCAAGCCCGATCGGCGTCAAACGTCTGCTGGCTAAATTTGCCCCTGTTGAGAAAAAATAA
- a CDS encoding DUF3048 domain-containing protein: protein MWKKVLYLAAAAAISLSGCSSKSEPTTSKKTQTVDQNKENQSDHGKSEEKEEYAYHFPLTGIGTNEEPGKRAVAVMINNFPAARPQSGLQKADVTYELLAEGDITRFLSIFQSELPEKVGPVRSARDYFIELAKGYDSLYIAHGYSPEALKMLKSGYIDNINGIQYDGTLFKRASFRKAPHNSYITFANIEKGADKLGYDMNQLPDPLPFMTGKEADKLTGDPAKEVMITYSHGNAFHVMYEYDKAKKKYMRYSDGELTADLDTKEPVQLDNIFIVETDHKVVDNKGRRDINLTSGGNAYLLQKGMVKKVQWQNVDGRILPYENGEPLKFVQGKTWINFVPASPGMDNMVSFKNE, encoded by the coding sequence ATGTGGAAAAAAGTGTTGTATTTGGCGGCTGCCGCTGCCATTTCTCTTTCCGGCTGCAGCAGTAAATCAGAGCCTACAACAAGTAAAAAAACGCAGACGGTCGATCAAAATAAAGAGAACCAAAGCGATCATGGAAAGAGTGAAGAGAAAGAAGAATATGCGTATCATTTTCCTTTGACGGGGATCGGGACAAATGAAGAGCCTGGAAAACGTGCTGTGGCAGTGATGATCAATAATTTCCCTGCTGCACGTCCTCAATCAGGACTTCAAAAAGCGGATGTAACCTATGAACTTCTCGCTGAAGGGGATATTACAAGATTCCTATCCATCTTCCAAAGCGAACTCCCGGAGAAAGTCGGTCCTGTCAGAAGTGCAAGGGATTACTTCATTGAACTGGCCAAGGGATATGACAGTCTGTATATCGCCCACGGCTACAGCCCAGAGGCGTTGAAAATGCTCAAGTCAGGATATATCGATAATATCAATGGAATTCAGTATGACGGAACACTGTTCAAGCGGGCAAGCTTCAGGAAAGCTCCGCATAATTCTTACATTACATTTGCCAATATTGAAAAGGGTGCCGACAAGCTTGGCTATGACATGAATCAGCTTCCTGACCCGCTGCCATTCATGACCGGGAAGGAAGCAGATAAGCTGACTGGCGACCCTGCAAAAGAGGTCATGATCACTTATTCTCACGGGAATGCCTTTCATGTCATGTATGAATATGATAAGGCAAAGAAGAAATATATGCGCTACTCAGATGGAGAGCTGACGGCCGATCTCGATACGAAAGAGCCGGTTCAGCTGGATAATATTTTTATTGTGGAAACGGACCATAAGGTAGTTGACAATAAGGGCCGCCGTGATATTAACTTAACTTCGGGAGGGAATGCTTATCTGCTTCAGAAAGGCATGGTCAAAAAGGTCCAATGGCAAAACGTTGATGGACGGATACTCCCATATGAAAACGGTGAACCACTAAAATTTGTTCAAGGAAAAACGTGGATCAATTTTGTCCCTGCCTCACCGGGAATGGACAATATGGTATCGTTTAAAAATGAATAG
- a CDS encoding YerC/YecD family TrpR-related protein — MQIEKLRGKELDQLFNAVLSLKTLEECYLFFDDLATVNEIQSLAQRLEVARMLREGKTYHKIETETGASTATISRVKRCLNYGNDAYLMVLDRLKEEEETEE, encoded by the coding sequence ATGCAAATCGAAAAACTAAGAGGCAAGGAACTGGATCAATTGTTCAATGCGGTTCTTTCTCTTAAAACTCTCGAAGAATGCTATCTGTTTTTTGATGATCTTGCTACCGTGAACGAAATTCAATCGCTGGCACAGCGGCTTGAAGTGGCAAGGATGCTGAGAGAAGGAAAGACCTACCATAAGATCGAAACGGAGACAGGCGCAAGCACGGCGACGATTTCCAGAGTGAAGCGCTGTCTGAACTACGGCAACGATGCCTACTTGATGGTATTGGACCGTTTGAAGGAAGAAGAAGAAACTGAAGAGTAA